One genomic segment of Coffea arabica cultivar ET-39 chromosome 6e, Coffea Arabica ET-39 HiFi, whole genome shotgun sequence includes these proteins:
- the LOC140003762 gene encoding uncharacterized protein isoform X5 — MPLILHQRSLVSSSAPDPWLSVQPSRNCKVVSFNHQPFYWCFRKKRRGLRLSLLDDGNLKLNYSFPDFGRHTLNFSRSRRSGLLLPFASADDGVTVNGSPRASAGGEVEELRVKLDQSLQGEDCSTGLVQSLHDAARVFELAIRDQSLSSKVSWFSTAWIGIDKTAWIKELSYQASVYSLLQAASEISSRGDGRDRDINIFVQRSLLRQSAALEAVINNKLSAKQPQAHQWFWMEQVPAAVSNFVNYIEKDQSFSAFTSMSGKVMPLVSENASDLSLLMLALSCIAAIMKLGPTKISCAQFFSSMPDTTGRLMDMLIEFVPIRQAYHSVKDIGLRREFLVHFGPRAAANRVKNDRHTEEVMFWVSLVQKQLQKAIDRERIWSKLTTCESIEVLERDLAIFGFFIALGRSTQSFLSANGFDSVDEPIEELMRYLIGGSVLYYPQLSSISSYQLYVEVVCEELDWLPFYPGSSNSFKRNMGHKRKEESPPNPEAIPLALDVCSHWIQSFIKYSKWLENPSNVKAAGFLSKGHEKLKVCLEELGIQKTTSGTYSPTELESDSFDKALESVEEALMRLEGLLQELHMSSSTSGKEHLKAACSDLERIRRLKKEAEFLEASFRAKEASLQQEGDASDSSSVSNERQHSKGKASKRASINRDSGSRVSKPRGLWSFLVRPSNKSSDLGMSMANANDDECFEQRTAGTVSSYSESNEIQRFELLRNELIELEKRVQKSADRSEYEEVSFDIQWVLNMKIFRQPMKVSASEMKLKALTWFEFRRRKALSKSHWIS, encoded by the exons ATGCCACTCATATTGCATCAGCGCAGCCTCGTATCTTCAAG CGCTCCAGATCCATGGCTTTCAGTTCAACCATCTAGAAACTGTAAGGTAGTTAGCTTCAATCACCAGCCATTTTACTGGTGTTTTAGGAAGAAGAGACGTGGTTTGAGGCTTTCTTTGTTGGATGATGGTAATCTGAAGCTAAACTACAGCTTCCCAGATTTTGGGAGACATACTCTAAATTTCTCCAGATCAAGAAGAAGTGGACTCCTGTTACCCTTTGCCTCTGCAGATGATGGGGTGACAGTTAATGGGAGTCCTCGAGCAAGTGCTGGTGGTGAAGTTGAGGAATTGAGAGTTAAACTTGATCAGTCATTACAAGGTGAAGACTGTAGTACTGGACTGGTCCAATCATTACATGATGCCGCTAGGGTATTTGAACTTGCTATCAGAGACCAAAGCCTATCATCAAAAGTTTCATGGTTCTCAACTGCATGGATTGGTATTGACAAGACTGCTTGGATAAAGGAACTATCCTACCAG GCATCAGTTTATTCTCTACTGCAAGcggcaagtgaaatttcatctCGAGGAGATGGAAGAGACagagatattaatatttttgtccaaaggAG TTTGTTGCGGCAATCTGCGGCATTGGAGGCTGTAATTAATAATAAATTATCAGCCAAACAACCTCAAGCTCATCAATGGTTTTGGATGGAGCAAGTTCCTGCTGCTGTCAGCAATTTTGTAAACTATATTGAGAAGGACCAATCTTTTTCTGCTTTTACTTCAAT GTCTGGGAAAGTAATGCCTCTGGTTTCGGAAAATGCAAGTGACTTGTCACTTCTTATGCTTGCATTGAGTTGCATTGCAGCAATTATGAAGCTTGGCCCAACTAAAATTTCTTGTGCACAGTTCTTCTCCAGTATGCCAGACACGACAGGTAGATTGATGGACATGCTGATTGAGTTTGTGCCTATCCGTCAAGCTTATCATTCCGTGAAGGATATTGGTCTCCGCAGAGAGTTTCTTGTCCATTTTGGCCCTCGTGCTGCAGCAAATAGAGTAAAAAATGATCGACACACTGAAGAGGTTATGTTTTGGGTTAGTCTTGTACAGAAGCAGCTACAAAAAGCTATTGATAGGGAGAGGATATGGTCCAAACTCACAACATGTGAAAGTATTGAG GTGCTAGAGAGGGATTTGGCCATATTTGGGTTCTTCATTGCTTTAGGAAGAAGCACACAGTCCTTCCTTTCTGCAAACGGTTTCGATTCTGTTGATGAACCTATTGAAGAACTTATGAG GTATCTGATTGGGGGAAGTGTGTTATATTATCCTCAGCTGTCATCTATAAGTTCTTATCAACTGTATGTGGAG gttgtttgtgaagagcTAGACTGGCTTCCCTTTTACCCAGGAAGTAGTAATAGCTTTAAACGCAATATGGGGcataaaagaaaggaagaaagtcCTCCAAATCCTGAAGCTATACCCCTAGCATTGGATGTTTGCTCTCATTGGATCCAGAGTTTCATTAAATACagtaaatggctggaaaatccTTCCAATGTTAAGGCTGCTGGATTTCTTTCCAAAGG GCACGAGAAGTTGAAGGTGTGTTTGGAAGAACTAGGTATACAAAA GACCACATCTGGAACTTATTCACCAACCGAGCTAGAGTCTGATTCCTTTGATAAG GCTTTGGAAAGTGTTGAAGAAGCTCTGATGAGATTGGAAGGATTGCTTCAGGAGCTTCATATGTCAAGCTCCACTTCTGGGAAGGAGCATCTCAAAGCTGCTTGTTCTGATCTTGAGCGGATAAGGCGGCTAAAAAAAGAGGCTGAGTTTCTTGAGGCATCTTTCAGGGCGAAGGAAGCTTCCTTACAACAG GAGGGTGATGCAAGTGATTCATCTTCTGTTAGCAATGAGAGACAGCATTCTAAGGGAAAAGCCAGCAAGAGGGCCAGTATAAATAGAGATAGTGGCAGCAG GGTAAGTAAACCTCGTGGATTGTGGAGCTTCCTAGTACGCCCCTCAAACAAATCCAGTGACCTTGGGATGTCAATGGCCAATGCAAAT GATGATGAATGCTTTGAACAGAGAACTGCAGGCACCGTGTCTTCATATTCAGAGTCAAATGAAATCCAACGCTTTGAACTCCTAAGGAATGAACTAATAGAACTGGAGAAGCGAGTTCAAAAGAGTGCTGATCGGTCTGAATATGAAGAGGTATCCTTTGACATTCAGTGGGTACTTAACAT GAAGATATTCAGACAACCGATGAAAGTTTCAGCCAGCGAAATGAAGTTAAAGGCCCTAACTTGGTTCGAGTTCAGAAGAAGGAAAGCATTATCGAAAAGTCATTGGATAAGCTAA
- the LOC140003762 gene encoding uncharacterized protein isoform X2, which translates to MPLILHQRSLVSSSAPDPWLSVQPSRNCKVVSFNHQPFYWCFRKKRRGLRLSLLDDGNLKLNYSFPDFGRHTLNFSRSRRSGLLLPFASADDGVTVNGSPRASAGGEVEELRVKLDQSLQGEDCSTGLVQSLHDAARVFELAIRDQSLSSKVSWFSTAWIGIDKTAWIKELSYQASVYSLLQAASEISSRGDGRDRDINIFVQRSLLRQSAALEAVINNKLSAKQPQAHQWFWMEQVPAAVSNFVNYIEKDQSFSAFTSMSGKVMPLVSENASDLSLLMLALSCIAAIMKLGPTKISCAQFFSSMPDTTGRLMDMLIEFVPIRQAYHSVKDIGLRREFLVHFGPRAAANRVKNDRHTEEVMFWVSLVQKQLQKAIDRERIWSKLTTCESIEVLERDLAIFGFFIALGRSTQSFLSANGFDSVDEPIEELMRYLIGGSVLYYPQLSSISSYQLYVEVVCEELDWLPFYPGSSNSFKRNMGHKRKEESPPNPEAIPLALDVCSHWIQSFIKYSKWLENPSNVKAAGFLSKGHEKLKVCLEELGIQKTTSGTYSPTELESDSFDKALESVEEALMRLEGLLQELHMSSSTSGKEHLKAACSDLERIRRLKKEAEFLEASFRAKEASLQQEGDASDSSSVSNERQHSKGKASKRASINRDSGSRVSKPRGLWSFLVRPSNKSSDLGMSMANANDDECFEQRTAGTVSSYSESNEIQRFELLRNELIELEKRVQKSADRSEYEEEDIQTTDESFSQRNEVKGPNLVRVQKKESIIEKSLDKLKGTSTDVWQGTQLLAIDVAAAMGLLRRVVIGDELTEKEKQALRRTLTDLASVVPIGFLMLLPVTAVGHAAMLAAIQRYVPSLIPSTYGPERLDLLRQLEKVKEMEDEVNSKDNADEKPR; encoded by the exons ATGCCACTCATATTGCATCAGCGCAGCCTCGTATCTTCAAG CGCTCCAGATCCATGGCTTTCAGTTCAACCATCTAGAAACTGTAAGGTAGTTAGCTTCAATCACCAGCCATTTTACTGGTGTTTTAGGAAGAAGAGACGTGGTTTGAGGCTTTCTTTGTTGGATGATGGTAATCTGAAGCTAAACTACAGCTTCCCAGATTTTGGGAGACATACTCTAAATTTCTCCAGATCAAGAAGAAGTGGACTCCTGTTACCCTTTGCCTCTGCAGATGATGGGGTGACAGTTAATGGGAGTCCTCGAGCAAGTGCTGGTGGTGAAGTTGAGGAATTGAGAGTTAAACTTGATCAGTCATTACAAGGTGAAGACTGTAGTACTGGACTGGTCCAATCATTACATGATGCCGCTAGGGTATTTGAACTTGCTATCAGAGACCAAAGCCTATCATCAAAAGTTTCATGGTTCTCAACTGCATGGATTGGTATTGACAAGACTGCTTGGATAAAGGAACTATCCTACCAG GCATCAGTTTATTCTCTACTGCAAGcggcaagtgaaatttcatctCGAGGAGATGGAAGAGACagagatattaatatttttgtccaaaggAG TTTGTTGCGGCAATCTGCGGCATTGGAGGCTGTAATTAATAATAAATTATCAGCCAAACAACCTCAAGCTCATCAATGGTTTTGGATGGAGCAAGTTCCTGCTGCTGTCAGCAATTTTGTAAACTATATTGAGAAGGACCAATCTTTTTCTGCTTTTACTTCAAT GTCTGGGAAAGTAATGCCTCTGGTTTCGGAAAATGCAAGTGACTTGTCACTTCTTATGCTTGCATTGAGTTGCATTGCAGCAATTATGAAGCTTGGCCCAACTAAAATTTCTTGTGCACAGTTCTTCTCCAGTATGCCAGACACGACAGGTAGATTGATGGACATGCTGATTGAGTTTGTGCCTATCCGTCAAGCTTATCATTCCGTGAAGGATATTGGTCTCCGCAGAGAGTTTCTTGTCCATTTTGGCCCTCGTGCTGCAGCAAATAGAGTAAAAAATGATCGACACACTGAAGAGGTTATGTTTTGGGTTAGTCTTGTACAGAAGCAGCTACAAAAAGCTATTGATAGGGAGAGGATATGGTCCAAACTCACAACATGTGAAAGTATTGAG GTGCTAGAGAGGGATTTGGCCATATTTGGGTTCTTCATTGCTTTAGGAAGAAGCACACAGTCCTTCCTTTCTGCAAACGGTTTCGATTCTGTTGATGAACCTATTGAAGAACTTATGAG GTATCTGATTGGGGGAAGTGTGTTATATTATCCTCAGCTGTCATCTATAAGTTCTTATCAACTGTATGTGGAG gttgtttgtgaagagcTAGACTGGCTTCCCTTTTACCCAGGAAGTAGTAATAGCTTTAAACGCAATATGGGGcataaaagaaaggaagaaagtcCTCCAAATCCTGAAGCTATACCCCTAGCATTGGATGTTTGCTCTCATTGGATCCAGAGTTTCATTAAATACagtaaatggctggaaaatccTTCCAATGTTAAGGCTGCTGGATTTCTTTCCAAAGG GCACGAGAAGTTGAAGGTGTGTTTGGAAGAACTAGGTATACAAAA GACCACATCTGGAACTTATTCACCAACCGAGCTAGAGTCTGATTCCTTTGATAAG GCTTTGGAAAGTGTTGAAGAAGCTCTGATGAGATTGGAAGGATTGCTTCAGGAGCTTCATATGTCAAGCTCCACTTCTGGGAAGGAGCATCTCAAAGCTGCTTGTTCTGATCTTGAGCGGATAAGGCGGCTAAAAAAAGAGGCTGAGTTTCTTGAGGCATCTTTCAGGGCGAAGGAAGCTTCCTTACAACAG GAGGGTGATGCAAGTGATTCATCTTCTGTTAGCAATGAGAGACAGCATTCTAAGGGAAAAGCCAGCAAGAGGGCCAGTATAAATAGAGATAGTGGCAGCAG GGTAAGTAAACCTCGTGGATTGTGGAGCTTCCTAGTACGCCCCTCAAACAAATCCAGTGACCTTGGGATGTCAATGGCCAATGCAAAT GATGATGAATGCTTTGAACAGAGAACTGCAGGCACCGTGTCTTCATATTCAGAGTCAAATGAAATCCAACGCTTTGAACTCCTAAGGAATGAACTAATAGAACTGGAGAAGCGAGTTCAAAAGAGTGCTGATCGGTCTGAATATGAAGAG GAAGATATTCAGACAACCGATGAAAGTTTCAGCCAGCGAAATGAAGTTAAAGGCCCTAACTTGGTTCGAGTTCAGAAGAAGGAAAGCATTATCGAAAAGTCATTGGATAAGCTAAAAGGGACTAGCACG GATGTTTGGCAAGGAACTCAACTTCTTGCTATTGATGTTGCTGCTGCTATGGGGCTGCTTAGGAGGGTTGTAATAGGTGATGAATTAACGGAGAAAGAAAAGCAAGCACTTCGAAGAACCTTGACAGACTTGGCATCTGTAGTTCCAATTGGCTTTCTAATGCTTCTTCCT GTTACCGCAGTTGGGCATGCTGCTATGTTGGCTGCAATTCAAAGATACGTGCCGTCTCTG ATACCGTCCACATATGGACCAGAAAGGTTAGATCTCTTGAGGCAGCTGGAGAAAGTGAAGGAAATGGAGGATGAGGTGAACTCCAAGGACAATGCTGATGAAAAGCCCAG GTAA
- the LOC140003762 gene encoding uncharacterized protein isoform X3, with protein MPLILHQRSLVSSSAPDPWLSVQPSRNCKVVSFNHQPFYWCFRKKRRGLRLSLLDDGNLKLNYSFPDFGRHTLNFSRSRRSGLLLPFASADDGVTVNGSPRASAGGEVEELRVKLDQSLQGEDCSTGLVQSLHDAARVFELAIRDQSLSSKVSWFSTAWIGIDKTAWIKELSYQASVYSLLQAASEISSRGDGRDRDINIFVQRSLLRQSAALEAVINNKLSAKQPQAHQWFWMEQVPAAVSNFVNYIEKDQSFSAFTSMSGKVMPLVSENASDLSLLMLALSCIAAIMKLGPTKISCAQFFSSMPDTTGRLMDMLIEFVPIRQAYHSVKDIGLRREFLVHFGPRAAANRVKNDRHTEEVMFWVSLVQKQLQKAIDRERIWSKLTTCESIEVLERDLAIFGFFIALGRSTQSFLSANGFDSVDEPIEELMRYLIGGSVLYYPQLSSISSYQLYVEVVCEELDWLPFYPGSSNSFKRNMGHKRKEESPPNPEAIPLALDVCSHWIQSFIKYSKWLENPSNVKAAGFLSKGHEKLKVCLEELGIQKTTSGTYSPTELESDSFDKALESVEEALMRLEGLLQELHMSSSTSGKEHLKAACSDLERIRRLKKEAEFLEASFRAKEASLQQEGDASDSSSVSNERQHSKGKASKRASINRDSGSRVSKPRGLWSFLVRPSNKSSDLGMSMANANDDECFEQRTAGTVSSYSESNEIQRFELLRNELIELEKRVQKSADRSEYEEEDIQTTDESFSQRNEVKGPNLVRVQKKESIIEKSLDKLKGTSTDVWQGTQLLAIDVAAAMGLLRRVVIGDELTEKEKQALRRTLTDLASVVPIGFLMLLPVTAVGHAAMLAAIQRYVPSLIPSTYGPERLDLLRQLEKVKEMEDEVNSKDNADEKPR; from the exons ATGCCACTCATATTGCATCAGCGCAGCCTCGTATCTTCAAG CGCTCCAGATCCATGGCTTTCAGTTCAACCATCTAGAAACTGTAAGGTAGTTAGCTTCAATCACCAGCCATTTTACTGGTGTTTTAGGAAGAAGAGACGTGGTTTGAGGCTTTCTTTGTTGGATGATGGTAATCTGAAGCTAAACTACAGCTTCCCAGATTTTGGGAGACATACTCTAAATTTCTCCAGATCAAGAAGAAGTGGACTCCTGTTACCCTTTGCCTCTGCAGATGATGGGGTGACAGTTAATGGGAGTCCTCGAGCAAGTGCTGGTGGTGAAGTTGAGGAATTGAGAGTTAAACTTGATCAGTCATTACAAGGTGAAGACTGTAGTACTGGACTGGTCCAATCATTACATGATGCCGCTAGGGTATTTGAACTTGCTATCAGAGACCAAAGCCTATCATCAAAAGTTTCATGGTTCTCAACTGCATGGATTGGTATTGACAAGACTGCTTGGATAAAGGAACTATCCTACCAG GCATCAGTTTATTCTCTACTGCAAGcggcaagtgaaatttcatctCGAGGAGATGGAAGAGACagagatattaatatttttgtccaaaggAG TTTGTTGCGGCAATCTGCGGCATTGGAGGCTGTAATTAATAATAAATTATCAGCCAAACAACCTCAAGCTCATCAATGGTTTTGGATGGAGCAAGTTCCTGCTGCTGTCAGCAATTTTGTAAACTATATTGAGAAGGACCAATCTTTTTCTGCTTTTACTTCAAT GTCTGGGAAAGTAATGCCTCTGGTTTCGGAAAATGCAAGTGACTTGTCACTTCTTATGCTTGCATTGAGTTGCATTGCAGCAATTATGAAGCTTGGCCCAACTAAAATTTCTTGTGCACAGTTCTTCTCCAGTATGCCAGACACGACAGGTAGATTGATGGACATGCTGATTGAGTTTGTGCCTATCCGTCAAGCTTATCATTCCGTGAAGGATATTGGTCTCCGCAGAGAGTTTCTTGTCCATTTTGGCCCTCGTGCTGCAGCAAATAGAGTAAAAAATGATCGACACACTGAAGAGGTTATGTTTTGGGTTAGTCTTGTACAGAAGCAGCTACAAAAAGCTATTGATAGGGAGAGGATATGGTCCAAACTCACAACATGTGAAAGTATTGAG GTGCTAGAGAGGGATTTGGCCATATTTGGGTTCTTCATTGCTTTAGGAAGAAGCACACAGTCCTTCCTTTCTGCAAACGGTTTCGATTCTGTTGATGAACCTATTGAAGAACTTATGAG GTATCTGATTGGGGGAAGTGTGTTATATTATCCTCAGCTGTCATCTATAAGTTCTTATCAACTGTATGTGGAG gttgtttgtgaagagcTAGACTGGCTTCCCTTTTACCCAGGAAGTAGTAATAGCTTTAAACGCAATATGGGGcataaaagaaaggaagaaagtcCTCCAAATCCTGAAGCTATACCCCTAGCATTGGATGTTTGCTCTCATTGGATCCAGAGTTTCATTAAATACagtaaatggctggaaaatccTTCCAATGTTAAGGCTGCTGGATTTCTTTCCAAAGG GCACGAGAAGTTGAAGGTGTGTTTGGAAGAACTAGGTATACAAAA GACCACATCTGGAACTTATTCACCAACCGAGCTAGAGTCTGATTCCTTTGATAAG GCTTTGGAAAGTGTTGAAGAAGCTCTGATGAGATTGGAAGGATTGCTTCAGGAGCTTCATATGTCAAGCTCCACTTCTGGGAAGGAGCATCTCAAAGCTGCTTGTTCTGATCTTGAGCGGATAAGGCGGCTAAAAAAAGAGGCTGAGTTTCTTGAGGCATCTTTCAGGGCGAAGGAAGCTTCCTTACAACAG GAGGGTGATGCAAGTGATTCATCTTCTGTTAGCAATGAGAGACAGCATTCTAAGGGAAAAGCCAGCAAGAGGGCCAGTATAAATAGAGATAGTGGCAGCAG GGTAAGTAAACCTCGTGGATTGTGGAGCTTCCTAGTACGCCCCTCAAACAAATCCAGTGACCTTGGGATGTCAATGGCCAATGCAAAT GATGATGAATGCTTTGAACAGAGAACTGCAGGCACCGTGTCTTCATATTCAGAGTCAAATGAAATCCAACGCTTTGAACTCCTAAGGAATGAACTAATAGAACTGGAGAAGCGAGTTCAAAAGAGTGCTGATCGGTCTGAATATGAAGAG GAAGATATTCAGACAACCGATGAAAGTTTCAGCCAGCGAAATGAAGTTAAAGGCCCTAACTTGGTTCGAGTTCAGAAGAAGGAAAGCATTATCGAAAAGTCATTGGATAAGCTAAAAGGGACTAGCACG GATGTTTGGCAAGGAACTCAACTTCTTGCTATTGATGTTGCTGCTGCTATGGGGCTGCTTAGGAGGGTTGTAATAGGTGATGAATTAACGGAGAAAGAAAAGCAAGCACTTCGAAGAACCTTGACAGACTTGGCATCTGTAGTTCCAATTGGCTTTCTAATGCTTCTTCCT GTTACCGCAGTTGGGCATGCTGCTATGTTGGCTGCAATTCAAAGATACGTGCCGTCTCTG ATACCGTCCACATATGGACCAGAAAGGTTAGATCTCTTGAGGCAGCTGGAGAAAGTGAAGGAAATGGAGGATGAGGTGAACTCCAAGGACAATGCTGATGAAAAGCCCAGGTAA
- the LOC140003762 gene encoding uncharacterized protein isoform X1, with translation MPLILHQRSLVSSSAPDPWLSVQPSRNCKVVSFNHQPFYWCFRKKRRGLRLSLLDDGNLKLNYSFPDFGRHTLNFSRSRRSGLLLPFASADDGVTVNGSPRASAGGEVEELRVKLDQSLQGEDCSTGLVQSLHDAARVFELAIRDQSLSSKVSWFSTAWIGIDKTAWIKELSYQASVYSLLQAASEISSRGDGRDRDINIFVQRSLLRQSAALEAVINNKLSAKQPQAHQWFWMEQVPAAVSNFVNYIEKDQSFSAFTSMSGKVMPLVSENASDLSLLMLALSCIAAIMKLGPTKISCAQFFSSMPDTTGRLMDMLIEFVPIRQAYHSVKDIGLRREFLVHFGPRAAANRVKNDRHTEEVMFWVSLVQKQLQKAIDRERIWSKLTTCESIEVLERDLAIFGFFIALGRSTQSFLSANGFDSVDEPIEELMRYLIGGSVLYYPQLSSISSYQLYVEVVCEELDWLPFYPGSSNSFKRNMGHKRKEESPPNPEAIPLALDVCSHWIQSFIKYSKWLENPSNVKAAGFLSKGHEKLKVCLEELGIQKTTSGTYSPTELESDSFDKALESVEEALMRLEGLLQELHMSSSTSGKEHLKAACSDLERIRRLKKEAEFLEASFRAKEASLQQEGDASDSSSVSNERQHSKGKASKRASINRDSGSRVSKPRGLWSFLVRPSNKSSDLGMSMANANDDECFEQRTAGTVSSYSESNEIQRFELLRNELIELEKRVQKSADRSEYEEEDIQTTDESFSQRNEVKGPNLVRVQKKESIIEKSLDKLKGTSTDVWQGTQLLAIDVAAAMGLLRRVVIGDELTEKEKQALRRTLTDLASVVPIGFLMLLPVTAVGHAAMLAAIQRYVPSLIPSTYGPERLDLLRQLEKVKEMEDEVNSKDNADEKPSK, from the exons ATGCCACTCATATTGCATCAGCGCAGCCTCGTATCTTCAAG CGCTCCAGATCCATGGCTTTCAGTTCAACCATCTAGAAACTGTAAGGTAGTTAGCTTCAATCACCAGCCATTTTACTGGTGTTTTAGGAAGAAGAGACGTGGTTTGAGGCTTTCTTTGTTGGATGATGGTAATCTGAAGCTAAACTACAGCTTCCCAGATTTTGGGAGACATACTCTAAATTTCTCCAGATCAAGAAGAAGTGGACTCCTGTTACCCTTTGCCTCTGCAGATGATGGGGTGACAGTTAATGGGAGTCCTCGAGCAAGTGCTGGTGGTGAAGTTGAGGAATTGAGAGTTAAACTTGATCAGTCATTACAAGGTGAAGACTGTAGTACTGGACTGGTCCAATCATTACATGATGCCGCTAGGGTATTTGAACTTGCTATCAGAGACCAAAGCCTATCATCAAAAGTTTCATGGTTCTCAACTGCATGGATTGGTATTGACAAGACTGCTTGGATAAAGGAACTATCCTACCAG GCATCAGTTTATTCTCTACTGCAAGcggcaagtgaaatttcatctCGAGGAGATGGAAGAGACagagatattaatatttttgtccaaaggAG TTTGTTGCGGCAATCTGCGGCATTGGAGGCTGTAATTAATAATAAATTATCAGCCAAACAACCTCAAGCTCATCAATGGTTTTGGATGGAGCAAGTTCCTGCTGCTGTCAGCAATTTTGTAAACTATATTGAGAAGGACCAATCTTTTTCTGCTTTTACTTCAAT GTCTGGGAAAGTAATGCCTCTGGTTTCGGAAAATGCAAGTGACTTGTCACTTCTTATGCTTGCATTGAGTTGCATTGCAGCAATTATGAAGCTTGGCCCAACTAAAATTTCTTGTGCACAGTTCTTCTCCAGTATGCCAGACACGACAGGTAGATTGATGGACATGCTGATTGAGTTTGTGCCTATCCGTCAAGCTTATCATTCCGTGAAGGATATTGGTCTCCGCAGAGAGTTTCTTGTCCATTTTGGCCCTCGTGCTGCAGCAAATAGAGTAAAAAATGATCGACACACTGAAGAGGTTATGTTTTGGGTTAGTCTTGTACAGAAGCAGCTACAAAAAGCTATTGATAGGGAGAGGATATGGTCCAAACTCACAACATGTGAAAGTATTGAG GTGCTAGAGAGGGATTTGGCCATATTTGGGTTCTTCATTGCTTTAGGAAGAAGCACACAGTCCTTCCTTTCTGCAAACGGTTTCGATTCTGTTGATGAACCTATTGAAGAACTTATGAG GTATCTGATTGGGGGAAGTGTGTTATATTATCCTCAGCTGTCATCTATAAGTTCTTATCAACTGTATGTGGAG gttgtttgtgaagagcTAGACTGGCTTCCCTTTTACCCAGGAAGTAGTAATAGCTTTAAACGCAATATGGGGcataaaagaaaggaagaaagtcCTCCAAATCCTGAAGCTATACCCCTAGCATTGGATGTTTGCTCTCATTGGATCCAGAGTTTCATTAAATACagtaaatggctggaaaatccTTCCAATGTTAAGGCTGCTGGATTTCTTTCCAAAGG GCACGAGAAGTTGAAGGTGTGTTTGGAAGAACTAGGTATACAAAA GACCACATCTGGAACTTATTCACCAACCGAGCTAGAGTCTGATTCCTTTGATAAG GCTTTGGAAAGTGTTGAAGAAGCTCTGATGAGATTGGAAGGATTGCTTCAGGAGCTTCATATGTCAAGCTCCACTTCTGGGAAGGAGCATCTCAAAGCTGCTTGTTCTGATCTTGAGCGGATAAGGCGGCTAAAAAAAGAGGCTGAGTTTCTTGAGGCATCTTTCAGGGCGAAGGAAGCTTCCTTACAACAG GAGGGTGATGCAAGTGATTCATCTTCTGTTAGCAATGAGAGACAGCATTCTAAGGGAAAAGCCAGCAAGAGGGCCAGTATAAATAGAGATAGTGGCAGCAG GGTAAGTAAACCTCGTGGATTGTGGAGCTTCCTAGTACGCCCCTCAAACAAATCCAGTGACCTTGGGATGTCAATGGCCAATGCAAAT GATGATGAATGCTTTGAACAGAGAACTGCAGGCACCGTGTCTTCATATTCAGAGTCAAATGAAATCCAACGCTTTGAACTCCTAAGGAATGAACTAATAGAACTGGAGAAGCGAGTTCAAAAGAGTGCTGATCGGTCTGAATATGAAGAG GAAGATATTCAGACAACCGATGAAAGTTTCAGCCAGCGAAATGAAGTTAAAGGCCCTAACTTGGTTCGAGTTCAGAAGAAGGAAAGCATTATCGAAAAGTCATTGGATAAGCTAAAAGGGACTAGCACG GATGTTTGGCAAGGAACTCAACTTCTTGCTATTGATGTTGCTGCTGCTATGGGGCTGCTTAGGAGGGTTGTAATAGGTGATGAATTAACGGAGAAAGAAAAGCAAGCACTTCGAAGAACCTTGACAGACTTGGCATCTGTAGTTCCAATTGGCTTTCTAATGCTTCTTCCT GTTACCGCAGTTGGGCATGCTGCTATGTTGGCTGCAATTCAAAGATACGTGCCGTCTCTG ATACCGTCCACATATGGACCAGAAAGGTTAGATCTCTTGAGGCAGCTGGAGAAAGTGAAGGAAATGGAGGATGAGGTGAACTCCAAGGACAATGCTGATGAAAAGCCCAG TAAATGA